One Ricinus communis isolate WT05 ecotype wild-type chromosome 7, ASM1957865v1, whole genome shotgun sequence genomic region harbors:
- the LOC8274297 gene encoding tyrosine-protein phosphatase DSP3: protein MGLILEAGEGNDDVLIPPANFSMVEDGIFRSAFPQPANFSFLHSLNLRSVIYLCLEPYPEENMEFLRAHNIQLFQFGIEGKTSSVSIPKDAILGALKVLLDVRNHPILIHCKRGKHRTGTLVGCFRKLQHWCLSSVFEEYQHFAGVKSRAADLKFIETFDLMCLRQCLYSIIYQYHGYGSNKRRLLYREENIQKPQIKSN, encoded by the exons atgggaTTGATATTAGAAGCAGGCGAAGGAAACGACGACGTTTTGATTCCACCGGCTAATTTTTCAATGGTTGAAGATGGCATTTTCAGATCTGCTTTTCCTCAACCTGCCAATTTCTCGTTCCTTCATTCTCTTAATCTTCGTTCAGTTAT ATACTTGTGTTTGGAGCCCTACCCAGAAGAGAATATGGAGTTTCTTCGTGCTCATAATATTCAACTTTTCCAGTTTGGAATTGAGGGCAAAACG TCTTCTGTATCCATTCCCAAGGATGCTATTTTGGGGGCTTTGAAAGTCTTACTTG ATGTTAGAAATCATCCGATTCTGATTCATTGCAAACGCGGAAAG CATCGAACAGGTACACTTGTTGGTTGCTTTAGGAAACTGCAACATTGGTGCTTGTCTTCTGTGTTCGAGGAATACCAGCATTTTGCCGGAGTGAAATCAAGAGCCGCTGACCTGAAATTCATTGAGACTTTTGACTTGATGTGCCTGAGGCAGTGTCTTTACAGCATTATCTACCAGTACCATGGATATGGTTCAAACAAGAGGCGTTTACTTTATAGAGAAGAGAACATACAGAAACCCCAAATTAAGTCAAATTAG